A stretch of the Bacteroidota bacterium genome encodes the following:
- a CDS encoding TonB-dependent receptor: protein MKKILFFTLMGITIYSIGYAQEKPVNDTILNKLINLNEVIFSANKSEEKKSDVAYNIEVIKSKDIELSNPQNSADMLSNTGNIMVQKSQGGGGSPIIRGFEANRVLIVIDGVRMNNAIYRGGHLQDVITIDNAMLDRTEIIYGPSSVMYGSDALGGVMHFYTKNPLFGINKMNFKLNSSVRYSSANQEKTGHLDFNIGYKRLASLTSITYSDFDDMRTGYARNPNPSFGRCEYYAGVNAAGTADSMIRNSNTNIQKRSGYSQIDFMEKLLFKANDNLRIGLNVQYSTSSEINRYDRLSEYSGGNLKFAENGYGPQERLLTSLYVTLKSDSKLFDNMRITAAYQDISQERFSRRFSTDYTSGSGSNFKTRNFEKVNVYSLNADLRKQVKEKHELSYGAEVVANKVTSTASKANIYTGAEAIGPVDTRYPNGGSKTANVGLYLTHSWEINEKFILSEGIRYSYNSITCNFDTSSAVSNFQFPFTSVNQTNNALNGNIALIMMPEKNVRFSILASTGFRTPNVEDISKVFESVGSRVVVPNETLKPEYAYNIEGGLSTTIMDNKIKLEANYHYTLLKNAIVLKEYQYNGKDSVMFNGVLSQVVAPQNVDEAYIQGLFAAITADFTDNVSFKTSLTYTMGQYHKQLPAIANDPNHDTIVPMDHIPPMFGQTSILYHFKKFESEIYARYSAAKTGKEYSLGTEDNELYSADPINGYMPGWVTFNIKTAYHVTKNVSINLGVENLFDVHYRMFASGFSSPGRNIVGAIRIKI, encoded by the coding sequence ATGAAAAAGATACTATTTTTTACCCTTATGGGAATAACCATATATTCAATTGGCTATGCGCAAGAAAAGCCAGTGAATGACACCATTTTAAATAAACTAATCAACTTAAATGAAGTTATTTTTTCTGCCAACAAATCAGAAGAAAAAAAATCAGATGTTGCCTATAATATAGAAGTGATTAAGTCAAAAGATATTGAATTATCCAACCCGCAAAATTCGGCCGACATGCTCTCCAATACTGGAAATATAATGGTGCAGAAAAGTCAAGGTGGCGGAGGCAGTCCAATCATCAGAGGATTTGAGGCCAACAGAGTTCTAATTGTAATTGACGGTGTAAGAATGAACAATGCCATTTACCGTGGAGGACATTTACAAGATGTTATTACGATAGACAATGCAATGTTGGATCGAACCGAAATTATTTATGGGCCTTCTTCTGTTATGTATGGAAGTGATGCACTAGGCGGTGTGATGCATTTTTACACTAAAAATCCACTTTTTGGAATTAATAAAATGAATTTCAAATTAAATTCATCTGTTCGTTATTCAAGTGCCAATCAAGAAAAAACAGGACACCTTGATTTCAACATCGGTTATAAGCGCCTTGCTTCATTGACGAGCATTACCTATAGCGACTTTGACGACATGCGAACGGGTTATGCTCGCAATCCGAACCCATCCTTTGGAAGATGTGAGTACTATGCTGGGGTAAATGCTGCTGGAACAGCTGACAGCATGATCAGAAATTCTAATACCAATATCCAAAAGCGAAGTGGATATTCTCAAATCGACTTTATGGAAAAATTACTTTTTAAAGCGAATGACAATTTGAGAATTGGCTTAAATGTTCAATACTCTACTTCTTCTGAAATTAATAGGTATGATCGGCTATCAGAATATAGTGGGGGAAATTTAAAATTTGCAGAGAATGGCTATGGCCCACAAGAAAGATTATTAACCTCTCTTTACGTAACCTTAAAGTCGGACTCTAAACTTTTTGACAACATGCGAATTACTGCTGCCTATCAAGACATTTCACAAGAGCGATTTAGTCGAAGATTCAGCACGGATTATACGAGTGGTAGTGGTAGCAACTTCAAGACGAGGAACTTTGAAAAAGTAAATGTTTATTCCTTGAATGCAGATTTAAGAAAACAAGTAAAAGAAAAACATGAGTTGAGTTATGGTGCAGAAGTTGTTGCCAACAAAGTGACATCTACTGCTTCAAAAGCAAACATATACACTGGTGCGGAGGCCATCGGTCCGGTTGACACCAGATATCCAAATGGTGGAAGTAAAACCGCGAATGTTGGTTTATATTTAACACATAGTTGGGAGATCAATGAAAAATTTATATTATCTGAAGGAATTCGATATTCATACAATTCCATTACGTGTAATTTTGATACATCATCCGCTGTATCCAACTTTCAATTCCCTTTTACTTCTGTAAACCAAACCAACAATGCTTTAAATGGAAATATAGCACTCATCATGATGCCTGAAAAAAATGTTCGTTTCAGCATATTGGCCTCAACAGGATTCAGAACCCCTAATGTCGAAGACATCAGCAAAGTATTCGAATCGGTTGGCAGCAGAGTAGTTGTGCCAAATGAAACACTTAAACCTGAATATGCTTACAACATTGAAGGCGGTTTATCTACAACAATTATGGATAACAAGATCAAACTGGAAGCAAACTATCATTATACGTTGCTAAAAAATGCGATTGTCCTCAAAGAATACCAATACAACGGAAAGGATTCAGTGATGTTTAACGGAGTTTTGAGCCAAGTAGTAGCACCTCAAAATGTAGACGAGGCTTACATTCAAGGGCTTTTTGCTGCAATCACTGCTGATTTTACAGATAATGTATCGTTTAAAACATCATTAACCTATACAATGGGACAGTATCATAAGCAATTGCCGGCAATTGCCAACGACCCCAATCACGATACCATTGTTCCGATGGATCATATTCCTCCAATGTTCGGACAAACAAGCATTTTGTATCACTTTAAGAAATTCGAAAGTGAGATTTATGCCCGCTATAGCGCTGCAAAAACAGGAAAAGAATATAGTTTAGGGACGGAGGACAACGAATTGTATTCGGCTGACCCAATAAATGGATATATGCCAGGATGGGTTACCTTCAATATCAAAACTGCTTACCATGTAACAAAGAATGTTAGTATTAACTTAGGCGTAGAGAATTTATTTGATGTTCATTATCGGATGTTTGCTTCCGGCTTCAGTTCTCCTGGCAGAAACATTGTAGGTGCCATTCGAATCAAGATATAA
- a CDS encoding rhomboid family intramembrane serine protease yields the protein MRNTTSKLFFSVLYPTLFVTILWGVKLFEILEQVNLSWYGLYPRKVSGLIGIFTAPLLHGDVPHLISNTFPLMVLGPIIFYFYRSIAFNVFFWVYLMTGVWVWAAGGDGYHVGASGIIYGFITFLFFSGIFRKDTRLMALSLFVTFLYGGAIWGVLPFQKGISWESHMLGSLAGLITAYNFRKEGPPPRKYDFGDDAENELIDVSGDNQILADEEQSPPVNVSYTYIEKEKE from the coding sequence ATGCGAAATACTACCTCAAAATTATTTTTCAGTGTATTATATCCTACACTTTTTGTAACCATTCTTTGGGGGGTAAAATTGTTTGAAATTCTTGAACAGGTCAACCTATCCTGGTATGGTTTATACCCCAGGAAGGTGAGTGGTTTAATTGGCATTTTTACTGCACCTTTGTTGCATGGAGATGTACCACATTTAATTTCGAATACATTTCCGCTGATGGTGCTTGGCCCAATCATCTTTTATTTTTACAGATCCATTGCTTTTAACGTGTTTTTTTGGGTGTATCTCATGACCGGTGTTTGGGTATGGGCGGCAGGTGGTGATGGTTACCATGTTGGCGCAAGTGGAATTATTTATGGTTTTATTACCTTTTTGTTTTTTAGCGGTATTTTCAGAAAAGACACCCGTTTAATGGCATTGTCCTTATTTGTTACGTTTCTCTATGGCGGTGCGATTTGGGGAGTATTGCCTTTTCAAAAAGGAATTTCATGGGAGTCTCACATGTTGGGCTCCTTGGCTGGATTAATTACGGCTTATAACTTTAGAAAAGAAGGCCCACCTCCCCGCAAATATGATTTTGGTGATGATGCAGAAAATGAATTGATTGATGTGAGTGGCGACAATCAGATATTAGCTGATGAAGAACAGTCGCCACCAGTGAATGTGAGTTATACCTATATTGAAAAAGAAAAAGAGTAA
- a CDS encoding ABC-F family ATP-binding cassette domain-containing protein yields the protein MNYLSVEAVSKSFGTKVLFNKISFGLNQGDRIALIAKNGAGKSTLLKVLTGKEIADEGTVTFRKDIIVTYLDQNPALNENDTVIEAIYKSDNPMLNAVRAYEDALHAFEKEYNDETSAQLETCTAQMDKLEAWGFEAKVQEVLQRLKIAFLDKQIGTLSGGQKKRVALAKVLIDEPHLLILDEPTNHLDVEMIEWLENYLVSKDMTLLLVTHDRYFLDRICNEIIEIEDGKLHHYRGDFQYYVEKKAEREAMESSEIDKAKNLFRRELEWVRKMPKARGTKSKSRLNAFEDTKDKAFSGKVETKLELGVKMSRIGGKILEFKNIKKAFGATKIVNDFSYIFKKGEKIGVIGKNGVGKSTFLNMIMGLEKADSGEIQTGETMIFGYYSQEGLKLKDDKRVIEVVKDIAEFIPLADGSKLSASGLLTKFLFPPDVQYSMVSKLSGGERRRLYLMTILIKNPNFLILDEPTNDLDIVTLSVLEDFLTNFQGCVLIVTHDRYFMDKMVDHLFVFEGAGVLRDFPGNYTEYRDKKEGEDKAANKLEQSTIAEKKVEEVKVEVTKAAEPSTPKKKLSFKEKLEYDQLEKEIANLEEEKAKITALLNAGSDNHENIIFRFSAEQNFCFCPNIREHIGVAIIIQICF from the coding sequence GTGAATTATTTATCAGTTGAAGCAGTTTCAAAATCGTTTGGAACAAAAGTGTTATTTAATAAAATTAGTTTTGGTTTAAATCAAGGCGATCGCATTGCATTGATTGCAAAAAATGGTGCGGGGAAATCTACTTTGCTGAAAGTCCTTACAGGAAAGGAGATTGCCGATGAAGGAACAGTTACTTTCCGAAAAGATATCATCGTTACTTATTTGGATCAAAATCCGGCATTAAATGAAAATGATACGGTGATTGAAGCTATTTATAAATCGGATAACCCAATGTTGAATGCGGTAAGAGCTTATGAGGATGCGTTGCATGCGTTTGAAAAAGAATATAATGATGAAACATCTGCTCAATTAGAAACTTGTACCGCACAGATGGATAAGTTGGAAGCATGGGGATTTGAAGCGAAAGTGCAAGAGGTTTTGCAACGTTTGAAAATTGCTTTTTTAGATAAACAAATTGGAACATTATCCGGTGGACAAAAAAAACGGGTGGCTTTGGCTAAAGTTTTAATTGATGAACCTCATTTATTAATTCTGGATGAGCCCACCAATCACTTGGATGTGGAGATGATTGAATGGTTGGAAAATTATCTGGTTTCAAAAGACATGACATTGTTGCTGGTAACCCATGATCGTTATTTTTTGGATCGTATCTGTAACGAAATAATTGAAATCGAAGACGGTAAATTACATCATTATCGTGGCGATTTTCAATATTACGTTGAGAAAAAGGCGGAGCGCGAAGCAATGGAAAGTAGTGAAATTGATAAAGCGAAAAATTTATTCAGACGGGAATTGGAGTGGGTGAGAAAAATGCCAAAAGCGCGTGGTACAAAATCAAAATCGCGCTTGAATGCCTTTGAGGATACAAAAGATAAAGCATTTAGTGGGAAAGTAGAAACGAAGCTGGAGCTGGGTGTGAAGATGAGCAGGATTGGTGGAAAGATTCTGGAATTTAAAAATATTAAGAAAGCATTTGGAGCAACAAAAATTGTCAACGATTTTTCATACATCTTTAAAAAAGGAGAAAAGATTGGAGTTATCGGGAAAAATGGAGTAGGAAAATCTACTTTTTTAAATATGATTATGGGTCTTGAAAAAGCCGATTCAGGTGAAATTCAAACCGGAGAAACCATGATTTTTGGCTATTATTCTCAAGAGGGTTTGAAGCTAAAAGATGATAAACGTGTTATTGAAGTTGTAAAAGACATTGCCGAATTTATTCCTTTGGCAGATGGGTCTAAACTTTCTGCTTCCGGATTATTGACGAAATTTTTATTCCCTCCTGATGTGCAATACAGTATGGTTTCTAAATTAAGCGGAGGTGAACGCAGACGCTTGTATTTAATGACAATCCTGATAAAAAATCCAAATTTTTTAATTCTCGATGAGCCAACGAACGATTTGGATATTGTGACCTTAAGTGTTTTGGAAGATTTTTTAACCAACTTTCAAGGTTGTGTATTGATTGTTACCCATGATCGTTATTTTATGGATAAAATGGTGGATCACTTATTTGTTTTTGAAGGGGCAGGTGTTTTACGAGATTTTCCGGGAAATTACACAGAGTATAGAGATAAAAAAGAAGGGGAGGATAAAGCTGCAAATAAGTTAGAGCAATCTACTATTGCTGAAAAAAAAGTGGAAGAGGTGAAGGTGGAAGTGACTAAAGCGGCTGAACCTTCGACACCCAAAAAAAAATTGAGTTTTAAAGAAAAATTGGAGTACGATCAGTTGGAGAAAGAGATTGCTAATCTGGAAGAAGAAAAAGCAAAAATCACAGCTTTGCTAAATGCAGGAAGCGATAATCATGAGAACATTATCTTCAGGTTTAGCGCAGAACAAAATTTTTGTTTTTGCCCAAACATTCGCGAACACATCGGAGTTGCGATAATTATTCAAATCTGTTTCTGA
- a CDS encoding SAM-dependent chlorinase/fluorinase yields MAIITLTTDLGLKDHYVGSIKGSILSRVPNVTIVDISHQIPTYNIQDAAYIVKNAYPSFPKGSIHIIGIKAEQNSQSSHVIVFSDGHYFVSADNGIFSFLDSPIEKIIELPSTISTFPTRDVFAVVASAMANGSQMEELGKPKENLLERMPFRAASMGDMIRGTVEYIDSYGNVMCNITQNLFNQVGKGREFEIEFARYKISKISQTYNDVPEGEILALFNSASQLEIAMNSDRANSMLNLKLNDSITIRFQ; encoded by the coding sequence ATGGCAATCATCACTCTTACTACTGATTTAGGATTGAAAGACCATTATGTTGGCTCAATAAAAGGCTCTATTCTCAGCAGGGTTCCCAACGTTACGATTGTAGATATTTCACACCAAATACCAACGTATAATATCCAGGATGCGGCATACATCGTTAAAAATGCCTATCCCAGCTTTCCAAAAGGCAGCATTCATATTATTGGCATCAAAGCAGAGCAAAACAGCCAATCTTCTCATGTGATTGTTTTTTCTGATGGACATTATTTTGTGAGTGCCGACAATGGTATCTTTTCATTCTTGGATAGCCCCATCGAAAAAATAATTGAACTCCCTTCCACCATCTCTACCTTTCCTACTAGAGATGTGTTTGCCGTTGTTGCAAGTGCCATGGCCAATGGAAGTCAAATGGAAGAATTGGGTAAACCAAAAGAAAACCTATTGGAACGTATGCCTTTCCGAGCGGCCTCTATGGGTGACATGATTCGAGGAACCGTTGAATACATTGATTCCTATGGAAATGTAATGTGCAATATCACACAAAATTTGTTCAACCAAGTTGGAAAAGGCAGAGAATTCGAAATTGAATTTGCCAGATACAAAATAAGTAAAATCAGTCAGACCTACAATGATGTTCCTGAAGGGGAAATTTTAGCTCTTTTTAATTCTGCCAGCCAATTAGAAATTGCAATGAATAGCGACAGAGCAAATAGCATGCTGAATTTAAAATTAAACGACTCTATAACCATCCGATTTCAATGA
- a CDS encoding PhoH family protein, translating into MSEKKIILEDIAPVNLYGVNDSKLELIKTRFPKLKIVARGETIKATGEEEELNQFEMVINILIAYYNRFGNLTENAIEQILNGRAKRNGSSDKSEIADDVIVFGNSGLIVKARTENQRKMVDAITKNDMLFAVGPAGTGKTYTAVALAVRALKNKEVKKIILTRPAVEAGENLGFLPGDLKEKLDPYLQPLYDALGDMIAPEKLTYYLENRVIQIAPLAFMRGRTLDNAFAILDEAQNATEGQLKMFLTRMGASAKFVITGDITQIDLPKHQPSGLPQAIRLLKNIEGVSFVELDGTDVIRHKLVKKIVEVYDAK; encoded by the coding sequence GTGAGCGAAAAAAAAATTATACTTGAAGACATTGCACCTGTTAATTTATATGGTGTAAATGATTCAAAATTGGAGTTGATAAAAACGCGTTTCCCTAAATTGAAAATTGTTGCAAGAGGAGAAACCATAAAGGCAACAGGGGAAGAGGAGGAGTTGAATCAATTTGAGATGGTTATCAATATTTTGATAGCTTATTATAATCGTTTTGGAAATTTGACAGAGAATGCGATTGAACAAATATTGAATGGTCGAGCAAAACGTAACGGAAGTTCGGATAAATCAGAAATTGCCGATGATGTAATTGTTTTTGGGAATTCGGGTTTGATTGTGAAAGCACGCACCGAGAATCAGCGCAAAATGGTGGATGCAATTACAAAAAATGATATGCTTTTTGCCGTTGGCCCTGCAGGAACAGGTAAAACCTATACTGCAGTTGCGCTGGCTGTTCGCGCGTTAAAAAACAAAGAAGTAAAAAAAATTATATTAACACGCCCGGCTGTTGAAGCAGGAGAAAATTTAGGATTTTTACCAGGCGATTTGAAAGAGAAATTAGATCCTTATTTGCAGCCATTGTATGATGCATTAGGTGATATGATCGCTCCTGAAAAGCTAACGTATTATCTTGAAAATAGAGTGATTCAGATAGCTCCATTAGCGTTTATGCGTGGAAGAACTTTGGATAATGCGTTTGCAATATTAGATGAAGCACAAAATGCAACCGAAGGCCAATTGAAAATGTTTCTAACTCGGATGGGGGCTTCTGCTAAGTTTGTTATAACTGGTGACATCACACAAATTGATTTACCAAAACATCAACCCTCCGGCTTGCCGCAAGCCATTCGATTGTTGAAGAACATTGAAGGGGTATCTTTTGTTGAATTAGATGGAACAGATGTTATTCGTCACAAATTGGTAAAGAAAATTGTTGAGGTGTATGATGCGAAATAA
- a CDS encoding phosphoribosylaminoimidazolesuccinocarboxamide synthase: protein MEAITETKFNFPKQKSFYKGKVRDVYNIDNKQLVMVVSDRISAFDVVLPKGIPYKGQVLNQIAAKFLKATEDILPNWVISVPDPMVTVGLFCEPFKVEMVIRGYLSGHAWREYKAGKRILCGVPMPDGMKENDKFPEPIITPTTKASVGHDEDISKEEILKQGIVSKEDYEQLEKYTRAVFQRGTEIAAKMGLILVDTKYEFGKKDGVIYLIDEIHTPDSSRYFYKEGYEERQKKVEAQKQLSKEFVREWLMENGFQGKDGQQVPEMTPAIISSISDRYIELYENIVGEKFVKADASNVVNRVETNINTFLNS, encoded by the coding sequence ATGGAAGCAATAACAGAAACGAAATTTAATTTTCCGAAACAAAAAAGTTTTTACAAAGGAAAAGTGCGTGATGTATACAACATCGATAATAAACAATTGGTGATGGTGGTGAGTGATCGCATTTCCGCATTTGATGTTGTTTTGCCAAAAGGGATTCCATACAAAGGGCAAGTGTTGAATCAAATTGCCGCAAAATTTTTAAAAGCAACAGAAGATATTTTGCCAAATTGGGTCATTTCAGTTCCTGATCCAATGGTTACTGTTGGTTTGTTTTGTGAGCCATTTAAAGTTGAAATGGTGATTCGTGGATATTTATCTGGTCATGCTTGGCGTGAATACAAAGCCGGAAAAAGAATTTTATGCGGTGTTCCGATGCCTGACGGGATGAAAGAAAACGATAAATTTCCGGAACCTATTATTACTCCAACTACAAAAGCTTCAGTTGGACATGATGAAGATATTTCGAAAGAAGAAATTTTGAAACAAGGCATTGTGTCGAAAGAAGATTATGAGCAGCTAGAGAAATATACCCGTGCCGTTTTTCAAAGAGGAACAGAAATTGCAGCTAAAATGGGATTGATATTGGTGGATACCAAATATGAATTCGGTAAAAAAGATGGCGTAATATACTTGATTGATGAAATTCATACACCGGATTCCTCCCGCTATTTTTATAAGGAAGGTTATGAAGAAAGACAAAAGAAAGTCGAAGCTCAAAAGCAATTATCGAAGGAGTTTGTAAGAGAGTGGTTGATGGAAAATGGATTTCAAGGAAAAGACGGACAGCAGGTTCCTGAAATGACGCCAGCTATAATCTCTTCCATTTCAGATAGATATATTGAATTGTATGAAAATATTGTTGGCGAAAAGTTTGTAAAAGCCGATGCATCCAATGTTGTAAATCGTGTTGAAACAAATATTAATACATTTTTGAACTCCTAA
- a CDS encoding tetratricopeptide repeat protein, whose amino-acid sequence MTSLLRKYYLIFCLLFLSDFLCYAQTEIDSLEHVISISKEDDNIVHISKLVRILLQKGQYDKALDYGQNGLNISIKKRKLTNQADFYNEIGLCFQNKSDWEKSLKNYLKAAEIYDSLKNKSGAAAVNGNIGYVYRDMRNYTKAMKYLSASLDARKELGDKEQIAVAEVGMGSIYYDLNDYEKSIQYFQSALQYYQIENNKSQIATLQNNIGSIYNELQKFPEAVENYKNALAIYSEFKDSSSIVMCLANIGNAYNVSKDYKQGIEYLLKAHVIAERIHAKQLMVYIYSYLIEGYQAIGDFKKVVEYQNELIALKDEVYDAETNENIAEMQTKFDTEKKEKENEILKQQNELQNLSLNRQKIINYSITFGLLLVLGLAFFIFKGYKQKQKANIQLEEKNLLIQQKNKIVEEKNKDITDSIRYAKRLQTAILKPENTLTNYFDDGFILFKPKDIVSGDFYWFEKFGNLSMIAAADCTGHGVPGAFMSIIGCNLLSQAVNEYAITQPAAILNSINKGLTKVLQQKGDADSFVTDGMDIALCSFNSDKMVVEYAGAFNPLWIIRNGTALEFVPDKFPVGAFVDSELRMFNCHEIPVQKGDMVYVFSDGYADQFGGPIGKKFKYKPMQKILLENYMKSGEEQRLALNQAFEEWIGNLDQIDDVLVIGIRI is encoded by the coding sequence ATGACTTCGCTCCTCCGTAAATATTACTTAATCTTTTGTCTGCTTTTTCTATCGGACTTTCTTTGTTATGCTCAAACCGAAATAGATTCGTTGGAGCACGTTATTTCTATTTCCAAAGAAGATGATAATATTGTTCATATCTCTAAGTTAGTTCGAATTCTTTTGCAAAAAGGACAGTATGATAAAGCCTTAGACTATGGACAAAATGGTTTAAATATATCTATCAAAAAAAGAAAGTTGACCAACCAAGCAGATTTCTATAATGAAATAGGATTATGTTTTCAAAATAAATCAGACTGGGAGAAATCCTTGAAGAATTATCTAAAAGCAGCAGAAATCTACGATTCTCTAAAAAATAAATCGGGTGCTGCTGCCGTAAATGGGAATATCGGGTATGTGTATCGCGACATGCGAAATTATACGAAGGCGATGAAATATCTATCAGCATCTCTAGATGCGAGAAAAGAATTAGGGGATAAGGAACAAATTGCTGTAGCTGAAGTTGGTATGGGTTCTATTTATTATGATTTAAATGATTATGAGAAATCAATTCAATATTTTCAATCCGCATTACAGTATTATCAAATAGAAAACAATAAATCGCAAATCGCAACCTTGCAAAATAATATCGGAAGTATTTATAATGAATTGCAAAAGTTTCCGGAAGCGGTTGAAAATTATAAAAATGCACTGGCTATTTATTCTGAATTTAAAGATAGTTCCAGTATTGTTATGTGCTTAGCCAATATTGGTAATGCATATAATGTTTCAAAAGACTATAAACAAGGAATAGAGTATTTATTGAAAGCCCATGTAATTGCAGAACGTATTCATGCAAAGCAATTAATGGTTTACATTTATTCTTATTTAATTGAAGGGTATCAAGCAATTGGTGATTTTAAAAAGGTGGTTGAATATCAGAATGAATTAATTGCATTGAAAGATGAGGTCTATGATGCTGAAACCAACGAAAATATTGCTGAAATGCAAACAAAATTTGATACCGAGAAGAAAGAGAAAGAGAACGAAATTTTAAAGCAACAAAATGAGCTGCAAAATCTGAGTTTAAACCGACAAAAAATTATTAACTACTCAATTACTTTTGGGTTGCTTTTAGTTTTGGGATTGGCCTTTTTTATTTTCAAAGGGTACAAGCAAAAGCAAAAAGCAAATATTCAGTTGGAAGAAAAAAATCTTTTAATTCAACAAAAAAATAAAATAGTTGAGGAGAAAAATAAAGATATTACTGATAGTATTCGGTATGCCAAACGATTGCAAACGGCTATTCTGAAGCCAGAAAATACGTTGACCAATTATTTTGACGATGGTTTTATTTTATTTAAACCCAAAGATATTGTAAGTGGTGATTTTTATTGGTTCGAAAAATTTGGCAATCTGTCGATGATTGCAGCTGCTGATTGCACCGGACATGGTGTTCCTGGTGCATTTATGTCAATTATCGGTTGTAATCTTTTATCACAAGCAGTTAATGAATATGCGATTACCCAACCTGCAGCTATATTGAACTCAATCAATAAAGGGTTGACAAAAGTTTTACAACAAAAAGGTGATGCCGATTCTTTTGTTACCGATGGTATGGACATTGCACTGTGTTCTTTTAATTCTGATAAAATGGTGGTTGAATATGCAGGCGCTTTTAACCCTCTTTGGATTATCAGAAATGGTACAGCATTGGAATTTGTCCCGGATAAGTTTCCTGTTGGTGCCTTTGTTGATAGTGAACTACGAATGTTTAATTGTCATGAAATTCCTGTTCAAAAAGGGGATATGGTTTATGTTTTTTCAGATGGTTATGCGGATCAGTTTGGTGGACCAATCGGTAAAAAATTCAAATACAAACCGATGCAAAAAATATTGTTAGAGAACTATATGAAATCGGGAGAAGAACAGCGTTTGGCCTTAAATCAAGCTTTTGAAGAATGGATCGGGAACCTTGATCAAATTGATGATGTGCTTGTTATTGGTATAAGAATATAA